A section of the Pseudomonas sp. Q1-7 genome encodes:
- a CDS encoding acyl-CoA dehydrogenase family protein gives MIRDPETLQILLDSIRQFVDQELIPRENEVAETDAIPQDIVDQMREMGLFGLTIPEEFGGLGVTMEEEVNIAFELGRTSPAFRSYIGTNNGIGSIGILVDGTEEQKRHFLPKLASGELLSSFCLTEPDAGSDAASLKTTAVRDGDSYVLNGTKRFITNAPHAGIYTVMARTNPEIKGAGGISAFIVERGTPGISLGKPDHKMGQKGAHTCDVIFDNVRVPASQLIGGVEGVGFKTAMKVLDKGRLHIAALSVGAAERMLDDALRYAVERKQFGKPIAEFQLIQAMLADSKAELYAARCMVLDAARKRDDGRNVSTEASCAKMFATEMCGRVADRCVQIHGGAGYVSEYAIERFYRDVRLFRIYEGTTQIQQVVIARNMIRDAQL, from the coding sequence ATGATCCGTGACCCCGAAACCCTGCAGATACTGCTGGACTCCATTCGCCAGTTCGTCGACCAGGAACTGATCCCTCGCGAAAACGAAGTGGCGGAAACCGACGCCATTCCACAAGACATCGTCGATCAGATGCGGGAAATGGGTCTGTTTGGCCTGACCATCCCCGAAGAATTCGGTGGCCTTGGCGTTACCATGGAAGAGGAGGTGAACATTGCCTTCGAACTTGGGCGCACCTCTCCGGCCTTCCGCTCCTACATCGGTACCAACAATGGGATCGGCTCGATTGGCATCCTGGTCGACGGTACCGAAGAACAGAAGCGCCACTTCCTGCCGAAGCTGGCCAGCGGCGAGCTGCTCAGTTCCTTCTGCCTCACCGAGCCGGACGCTGGTTCCGACGCAGCCTCGCTGAAGACCACGGCAGTACGCGACGGCGATAGCTACGTACTCAACGGCACCAAACGCTTCATCACCAATGCACCGCACGCAGGCATCTACACTGTGATGGCGCGCACCAACCCTGAAATCAAGGGCGCTGGCGGTATCAGCGCGTTCATTGTCGAGCGCGGCACCCCAGGCATCTCGCTGGGCAAGCCCGACCACAAGATGGGCCAGAAAGGTGCGCACACTTGCGATGTGATTTTCGACAACGTACGTGTCCCTGCCAGCCAGCTCATCGGTGGCGTCGAAGGTGTCGGATTCAAAACCGCCATGAAAGTACTCGACAAAGGGCGCCTGCACATTGCCGCGCTTAGTGTAGGCGCAGCTGAGCGCATGCTTGACGATGCACTCCGGTATGCCGTCGAGCGTAAACAGTTCGGCAAGCCGATCGCCGAGTTCCAGCTGATCCAGGCCATGCTGGCCGACAGCAAAGCCGAACTCTACGCCGCTCGCTGCATGGTTCTGGATGCAGCGCGCAAGCGTGACGACGGCCGCAATGTCAGCACTGAGGCCTCCTGTGCCAAGATGTTCGCCACCGAGATGTGCGGCCGCGTAGCTGATCGCTGCGTACAGATCCATGGTGGCGCCGGCTACGTAAGCGAATACGCTATCGAACGCTTCTATCGCGACGTACGTTTGTTCCGAATCTACGAAGGCACCACGCAGATCCAGCAGGTCGTCATCGCTCGCAATATGATTCGCGACGCTCAGCTATAA
- a CDS encoding IclR family transcriptional regulator, giving the protein MRRNRVDRDDGGQSSHESELALLEKGLLDPITAMNEEENSGQFVTALARGLELMRCFSPRENVLGNQELARMTGLPKPTVTRLTNTLMRLGCLKRELHSGKYQLDVGVLGFGYAMLSNLSIRTVAHPLMEQLANHAQAAVAMAARDRLQMVYLDVVQGQGNMTMRRQIGTYLPLAQSSVGRACLAAMPENEREFLLEHMRQREVEQWPALRKGLERALRDYADYGYCLSIGEWHRDVNSVAVPLVHPQYGLLAFNCGGPSFQLPREKLEDDIGPRLINMVNNIGAAAR; this is encoded by the coding sequence ATGCGTCGCAACAGGGTGGATCGGGATGACGGCGGGCAATCTAGCCATGAGAGCGAACTTGCCCTCCTGGAAAAGGGCCTGCTTGACCCCATCACAGCGATGAACGAGGAGGAGAACAGTGGTCAGTTCGTCACTGCGCTAGCCCGTGGTCTTGAACTGATGCGTTGCTTCAGCCCACGCGAAAACGTGCTCGGAAATCAGGAATTGGCTCGTATGACCGGCCTACCCAAGCCGACCGTGACGCGGCTGACCAACACGCTGATGCGCTTGGGCTGTCTGAAGCGAGAGCTGCACTCGGGCAAGTATCAGCTGGATGTAGGCGTGCTCGGATTTGGCTACGCGATGCTCTCCAACCTGTCGATCAGGACTGTCGCGCATCCACTGATGGAACAGCTGGCAAACCATGCGCAGGCTGCCGTTGCCATGGCAGCCCGCGACAGATTGCAGATGGTTTACCTGGATGTAGTACAGGGCCAGGGAAACATGACGATGCGCAGGCAGATCGGAACCTACCTGCCGCTAGCGCAGAGCTCGGTAGGCCGAGCATGCCTGGCCGCGATGCCGGAGAACGAGCGGGAATTCCTGCTTGAACATATGCGTCAGCGCGAAGTTGAACAGTGGCCAGCCCTGCGCAAAGGGCTGGAGCGCGCGCTCAGGGATTACGCCGATTACGGCTATTGCCTGTCGATCGGCGAGTGGCACCGCGACGTCAACTCTGTCGCTGTGCCCTTGGTACATCCGCAGTATGGGCTGCTGGCCTTCAACTGCGGCGGACCGAGCTTCCAGCTACCACGCGAGAAGCTCGAAGACGATATCGGGCCTCGCCTGATCAACATGGTTAACAACATTGGCGCCGCCGCTCGCTGA
- a CDS encoding enoyl-CoA hydratase, whose product MSSQEDTLVHVQIQENGVAIVRIDRPEARNALNTRVRQQLAEHFRALASDSRVRAIVLTGGESCFVAGADIREFAQATPIEMYLRHTEYLWEAISRCPKPVIAAVNGFALGGGCELAMHCDLIVAGESARFGQPEVKLGLMPGAGGTQRLIRAVGKFHAMRIALTGCLVKAPEALAIGMVSEVVSDDRTLSRALELASEIAALPPLAVAQIKEVLLCGADLPLDSALTLERKAFQLLFDSQDQKEGAAAFLEKREAIFKGE is encoded by the coding sequence ATGAGTTCCCAAGAAGACACCCTCGTCCATGTGCAGATTCAAGAGAACGGCGTGGCGATTGTCCGCATTGACCGTCCTGAGGCGCGTAACGCGCTTAACACCCGCGTGCGTCAGCAGTTGGCCGAGCATTTCCGTGCTCTTGCCAGCGACTCGCGAGTGCGGGCAATCGTCCTGACCGGTGGCGAGAGTTGCTTCGTCGCCGGAGCTGACATTCGCGAGTTCGCCCAGGCTACCCCGATCGAGATGTACCTTCGGCATACCGAGTACTTGTGGGAGGCGATCAGCCGCTGCCCGAAGCCAGTCATTGCAGCAGTGAATGGCTTCGCCTTGGGCGGAGGCTGCGAACTTGCCATGCATTGCGATCTCATCGTTGCCGGTGAGTCGGCCCGATTCGGTCAGCCTGAGGTGAAGCTGGGGCTCATGCCCGGGGCCGGTGGCACCCAGCGCTTGATTCGCGCGGTAGGCAAATTCCATGCGATGCGAATCGCCCTGACCGGCTGCTTAGTTAAGGCCCCTGAAGCGTTGGCCATCGGCATGGTCAGTGAAGTTGTGAGCGATGATCGGACATTGTCGCGAGCGCTTGAGCTCGCCTCGGAGATTGCAGCACTACCGCCGTTGGCAGTAGCGCAGATCAAAGAGGTGCTGCTGTGCGGTGCCGATCTGCCGTTGGACAGCGCGCTGACGCTGGAGCGCAAGGCTTTCCAGCTGCTGTTTGACTCGCAAGACCAAAAGGAAGGCGCAGCCGCCTTCCTGGAAAAACGTGAAGCCATCTTCAAGGGGGAGTGA
- a CDS encoding 3-hydroxyacyl-CoA dehydrogenase: MTRSIERMAIVGTGVMGTGIAQIAVQAGIQVQLFDAREGAAQAACDNLKRTFDKLVEKGKIPADEAQAAVERLQVATALERLSDAQLVVEAIIERLDIKQKLLAELEVVVAAECILATNTSSLSVTSIARNCRHPERVAGFHFFNPVPLMKVVEVIDGLATDPAVGDCLQALATRMGHRGIRAKDTPGFIINHAGRAYSTEALQILKEGVAEPADIDRILREGMGFRMGPLELFDLTALDVSHPVIESIYNQFYQDPRYRPAALTRLMLEAGHVGRKVGRGFYRYQDGQMIDAPAPQLVPTVQVLPPVWIGAENEQDGVTLGALVQRLGGRLERGEHPSEEALCLLAPYGRDASSACLRFGTDPARTICIDMLLDLQRHRCLMQTPATAPIMREAAHALLAGDGVGVTVINDSVGFVAQRVMAMIVNLAGDIVQQRISTVDDLDEGVRRGLGYPHGPLAWGDELGAKRLLEILERMSYLTGDPRYRPGPWLRRRAELGLSLRQPEPALA, translated from the coding sequence ATGACACGCAGTATCGAGCGTATGGCCATCGTCGGTACCGGTGTCATGGGCACCGGCATTGCCCAGATCGCCGTACAGGCTGGCATCCAGGTTCAACTATTCGATGCCCGGGAGGGCGCTGCACAGGCTGCCTGCGACAACCTCAAGAGGACCTTCGACAAGTTGGTGGAGAAGGGCAAGATTCCGGCTGACGAAGCACAGGCAGCAGTGGAGCGACTACAGGTCGCGACCGCCTTGGAGCGACTGAGCGATGCCCAATTGGTGGTGGAAGCCATCATCGAGCGGTTGGACATAAAGCAGAAACTCCTCGCTGAGCTGGAGGTAGTAGTTGCCGCCGAATGCATTTTGGCTACCAATACATCGTCGCTGTCGGTGACCAGTATTGCCCGAAACTGCCGTCATCCCGAGCGCGTGGCTGGTTTCCATTTCTTCAACCCGGTACCGCTGATGAAAGTCGTCGAAGTGATTGACGGCTTAGCTACCGATCCGGCCGTAGGTGATTGCTTGCAGGCGCTTGCGACGCGCATGGGGCACCGTGGCATCCGCGCGAAGGATACTCCCGGATTCATCATCAACCACGCTGGCCGCGCCTACAGCACAGAGGCGCTGCAGATCCTCAAGGAGGGCGTGGCTGAGCCAGCCGATATCGATCGCATCCTGCGCGAGGGTATGGGCTTCCGTATGGGGCCGCTGGAGCTCTTCGATCTCACTGCTCTTGATGTCTCGCATCCAGTAATCGAGTCGATCTACAACCAGTTCTATCAGGATCCTCGCTATCGGCCGGCCGCGCTTACACGCCTGATGCTTGAGGCAGGGCACGTAGGGCGCAAGGTTGGACGCGGCTTCTACCGCTATCAGGATGGGCAGATGATCGATGCTCCCGCCCCGCAGTTGGTGCCGACGGTGCAGGTTCTACCACCGGTTTGGATCGGGGCAGAGAATGAGCAAGATGGCGTCACCCTGGGCGCGTTGGTGCAGAGATTGGGCGGGCGTTTGGAGCGGGGCGAGCACCCCTCCGAGGAAGCACTCTGCTTGTTGGCGCCTTATGGCCGTGATGCAAGCAGCGCCTGTCTGCGCTTCGGCACCGATCCGGCACGCACTATATGCATCGACATGCTGCTGGACCTACAGCGCCACCGCTGCCTGATGCAGACGCCCGCGACTGCACCAATCATGCGTGAAGCTGCTCATGCATTGTTGGCTGGGGACGGCGTCGGCGTGACCGTTATCAACGACAGTGTTGGTTTCGTCGCCCAGCGCGTAATGGCCATGATCGTTAACTTGGCTGGCGACATCGTTCAGCAAAGGATCTCCACCGTGGATGACCTGGATGAGGGGGTGCGTCGTGGTCTGGGGTATCCGCATGGGCCACTTGCTTGGGGTGATGAGTTGGGCGCGAAGCGCCTGCTGGAAATTCTTGAGCGCATGTCCTACCTGACTGGTGATCCGCGCTATCGCCCCGGACCCTGGCTGCGGCGCCGAGCTGAGCTGGGACTTTCCCTGCGCCAACCCGAACCGGCGCTTGCCTAA
- a CDS encoding 3-oxoadipyl-CoA thiolase, which yields MLNAFLYAGLRTPFGRHGGALAPVRPDDLAALVIRELLARNGVPGDAVEDVILGNTNQAGEDSRNIARHAALLAGLPVTVPGQTVNRLCASGLAAVIDAARAVTCGEGDLFVAGGVESMSRAPFVIAKAEAAYSRDFTAFDSTIGARFPNPRIVEAFGNDSMPQTGDNVAHEYGISREEADRFAAASQARYEAARSLGFFADEIMPVSVPTGRKTPPRIVEHDEHPRPESDQAALARLRPLFDGGVVTAGNASGVNDGAAALLIGSAAAGERFGLKPMARILSAAAVGVEPRIMGVGPVEAINKALQRAGLSLADMDIIEINEAFASQVLVCLRGLGVAFDDIRVNPNGGAIAVGHPLGASGARLALSAARELQCSGGRYAVVSLCIGVGQGLAMVIERV from the coding sequence ATGCTCAATGCATTTCTGTATGCCGGCCTGCGTACACCCTTTGGGCGCCATGGCGGTGCACTTGCTCCGGTTCGTCCGGACGATCTCGCTGCTCTTGTGATTCGTGAACTGCTGGCCCGAAATGGCGTGCCGGGTGACGCTGTTGAGGATGTGATCCTCGGCAACACCAACCAGGCCGGCGAAGACAGCCGAAACATTGCCCGTCATGCCGCCTTGCTGGCCGGCCTGCCAGTGACTGTGCCGGGGCAGACGGTTAACCGCCTGTGCGCCAGCGGCTTGGCGGCGGTAATCGATGCCGCGCGGGCGGTGACCTGCGGTGAGGGCGATCTGTTTGTCGCCGGTGGCGTGGAAAGCATGTCTCGCGCGCCATTCGTGATTGCCAAGGCCGAAGCGGCCTACAGCCGTGACTTCACAGCGTTCGACAGTACGATCGGTGCACGCTTTCCCAACCCGCGAATCGTTGAGGCTTTTGGCAACGACAGCATGCCGCAGACTGGCGACAACGTGGCTCATGAATATGGCATCAGCCGCGAGGAGGCCGACCGTTTCGCCGCAGCTTCCCAAGCGCGCTACGAAGCGGCTCGAAGTCTCGGTTTCTTCGCCGACGAGATTATGCCTGTCAGTGTGCCCACCGGCCGTAAGACGCCGCCCAGAATCGTCGAGCATGACGAGCATCCTCGTCCCGAGTCCGACCAGGCTGCCCTGGCACGGCTGCGGCCACTGTTCGACGGTGGGGTTGTCACCGCAGGCAATGCATCTGGTGTGAACGATGGTGCAGCAGCTTTGCTGATCGGTTCTGCTGCAGCAGGTGAGCGCTTCGGCCTTAAACCAATGGCCCGCATTCTCTCCGCAGCCGCGGTCGGTGTAGAGCCGCGCATCATGGGCGTCGGACCGGTTGAGGCGATCAACAAGGCGCTTCAGCGCGCCGGGCTGAGTCTGGCAGACATGGACATCATTGAGATCAACGAGGCCTTCGCCTCCCAGGTACTGGTTTGCCTGCGCGGACTCGGCGTTGCCTTCGACGATATTCGCGTAAATCCCAATGGTGGTGCAATTGCAGTGGGGCACCCGCTGGGTGCTTCCGGTGCGCGGCTTGCCCTAAGTGCAGCACGAGAGTTGCAGTGCAGTGGTGGGCGCTATGCGGTTGTGAGTCTGTGCATCGGTGTCGGCCAGGGGCTGGCGATGGTGATCGAGCGTGTGTAA
- a CDS encoding CaiB/BaiF CoA transferase family protein gives MGALTGYRVLDLSRVLAGPWCGQLLADLGAEVIKIERPGVGDDTRGWGPPYMKNADGSDSSEASYYQSANRNKLSVALNLATPEGQELVRAMVCECDVLIENYKAGSLAKYGLDYDSLSKLNPRLVYCSITGFGQTGPRSEEPGYDFIIQGMGGLMSITGEKDGIPGAGPQKVGVAVADLMTGLYSTIAIQAALLARQKTGRGQHCDMALLDVQVAALGNQSQNYLSTERSPGRQGNAHVNIVPYQVFSAQDRDFIIACGNDGQFVALCNVIGLPDLPSDPRFAKNADRVRNREAIVSMLAEHFLSDTADSWVAKIHAAKVPVGVINDIGRALAEPQVVAREMLVDIPHALNPEFRMVGSPVKLSDTPVQYVRPAPRLGEHTDVVLKRQLGLSDARLSELKAAGVIEQLGEL, from the coding sequence ATGGGTGCACTAACCGGATACCGCGTACTGGACCTGAGTCGAGTTTTGGCCGGCCCCTGGTGTGGCCAGCTGCTGGCTGACCTGGGAGCGGAAGTCATCAAAATCGAACGGCCTGGCGTGGGGGACGACACCCGAGGGTGGGGGCCTCCCTACATGAAGAACGCTGACGGTTCTGACAGCTCCGAGGCGTCCTACTACCAGTCCGCCAACCGCAATAAGCTTTCGGTAGCACTGAATCTCGCCACGCCTGAAGGGCAAGAGTTGGTTCGTGCGATGGTTTGTGAGTGCGATGTACTGATCGAAAACTATAAGGCTGGTTCACTGGCGAAGTACGGACTCGACTACGACAGTCTGTCGAAGCTCAATCCGCGGCTGGTGTACTGCTCGATCACCGGTTTTGGTCAGACCGGCCCGCGTTCGGAAGAGCCTGGCTATGACTTCATCATCCAGGGCATGGGTGGGCTGATGAGCATCACCGGCGAGAAGGATGGGATACCGGGCGCCGGTCCCCAGAAGGTCGGGGTTGCCGTGGCTGATTTGATGACTGGTCTGTATTCCACCATCGCGATTCAGGCTGCATTGCTCGCGCGTCAGAAGACTGGCCGTGGGCAGCACTGTGACATGGCACTGTTGGACGTGCAGGTCGCAGCACTGGGTAATCAGAGCCAGAACTACCTGAGCACCGAGCGTTCCCCCGGGCGTCAGGGCAATGCGCACGTCAACATTGTCCCTTACCAAGTATTTTCCGCCCAGGACCGGGACTTCATCATCGCTTGCGGTAACGACGGCCAGTTCGTTGCCTTGTGCAATGTCATCGGCCTTCCTGACCTGCCGAGTGATCCGCGCTTCGCGAAAAATGCCGATCGAGTACGAAACCGCGAGGCGATCGTCAGCATGCTTGCCGAACACTTCCTTAGTGATACCGCCGACAGCTGGGTAGCCAAAATTCACGCGGCCAAGGTACCGGTAGGAGTCATCAACGATATCGGTCGGGCACTGGCCGAACCACAAGTGGTGGCTCGTGAAATGCTGGTCGATATCCCCCATGCGCTGAATCCCGAGTTCAGGATGGTTGGTAGTCCGGTGAAGCTGTCCGATACGCCCGTCCAGTACGTGCGCCCAGCACCACGTCTTGGTGAGCACACCGACGTAGTACTGAAGCGTCAGCTTGGTCTCAGCGATGCCCGTCTGAGTGAGCTCAAGGCGGCTGGGGTGATCGAACAGCTCGGGGAGCTCTGA
- a CDS encoding electron transfer flavoprotein subunit beta/FixA family protein, with amino-acid sequence MKVLVAVKRVVDYNVKVRVKADNSGVDLANVKMSMNPFCEIAVEEAVRLKEKGVASEIVVVTIGPNTAQEQLRTALALGADRAILVESADELNSLAVAKLLKAVVDKEQPQLVILGKQAIDSDNNQTGQMLGALTGYAQGTFASKVEVASDKANVTREIDGGLQTVALNLPAIVTTDLRLNEPRYASLPNIMKAKKKPLDVVTPDALGVSTASTVKTLKVEAPAARQAGIKVKSVAELVEKLKNEAKVI; translated from the coding sequence ATGAAAGTCCTCGTTGCCGTTAAACGAGTGGTCGACTACAACGTCAAAGTCCGCGTCAAGGCGGATAACTCCGGCGTCGACCTCGCCAACGTGAAGATGTCGATGAACCCCTTCTGCGAAATTGCCGTGGAAGAAGCCGTTCGTCTGAAAGAAAAAGGCGTAGCGAGTGAAATCGTCGTCGTCACCATCGGCCCGAACACCGCTCAGGAGCAGCTGCGTACTGCCCTGGCCCTGGGCGCCGATCGCGCCATCCTGGTCGAGTCCGCCGACGAGCTGAACTCCCTGGCCGTGGCCAAGCTGCTCAAGGCCGTGGTCGACAAGGAGCAGCCGCAACTGGTCATCCTCGGCAAGCAGGCCATCGACAGCGACAACAACCAGACCGGCCAGATGCTGGGCGCCCTCACTGGCTACGCCCAGGGCACCTTCGCCTCCAAGGTCGAAGTGGCTAGCGACAAGGCCAACGTCACCCGTGAAATCGACGGCGGCCTGCAGACCGTGGCGCTGAACCTGCCGGCGATCGTCACCACCGACCTGCGCCTGAACGAGCCGCGCTACGCGTCGCTGCCGAACATCATGAAAGCCAAGAAGAAGCCGCTGGACGTGGTGACCCCGGACGCCCTGGGCGTTTCCACCGCGTCCACCGTGAAGACCCTGAAAGTCGAAGCACCGGCCGCCCGCCAGGCCGGTATCAAGGTCAAGTCCGTGGCCGAGCTGGTCGAGAAACTGAAGAATGAAGCGAAGGTGATCTGA
- a CDS encoding electron transfer flavoprotein subunit alpha/FixB family protein gives MAVLVIAEHTNAALAAATLNTVAAAQKIGGDIHVLVAGAGVGAAAEAAAKIAGVAKVLVADNAAYAHQLPENVAPLIAELGKGYSHVLAPATTNGKNYLPRVAALLDVDQISEIIAVESVDTFKRPIYAGNAIATVQSSAAVKVITVRTTGFDAASAEGGAAAVEAVGGAADAGKSAFVGEELAKSDRPELTAAKIVVSGGRGMQNGDNFKHLYALADKLGAAVGASRAAVDAGFVPNDMQVGQTGKIVAPQLYIAVGISGAIQHLAGMKDSKVIVAINKDEEAPIFQVADYGLVADLFEAIPELEKLL, from the coding sequence ATGGCCGTCCTTGTAATCGCTGAACACACCAATGCCGCGCTGGCGGCCGCCACCCTCAACACCGTTGCCGCCGCCCAGAAGATCGGTGGTGACATCCACGTGCTGGTCGCGGGTGCTGGTGTAGGTGCTGCCGCTGAAGCCGCTGCCAAGATTGCCGGTGTGGCCAAGGTCCTGGTTGCCGATAACGCAGCCTACGCGCACCAGTTGCCGGAAAACGTCGCGCCGCTGATCGCTGAGCTGGGCAAGGGCTACAGCCACGTGCTGGCACCCGCCACCACCAACGGCAAGAACTACCTGCCGCGCGTGGCCGCCCTGCTGGACGTCGATCAGATCTCCGAGATCATCGCCGTTGAAAGCGTCGACACCTTCAAACGCCCGATCTACGCCGGTAACGCCATCGCCACCGTGCAGTCCTCGGCTGCCGTGAAGGTGATCACCGTGCGTACCACCGGTTTCGACGCCGCTTCCGCTGAAGGCGGTGCCGCTGCCGTTGAAGCGGTGGGTGGTGCTGCCGATGCGGGCAAATCCGCTTTCGTTGGTGAAGAACTGGCCAAGTCCGATCGTCCGGAACTGACCGCTGCCAAGATCGTCGTCTCCGGCGGTCGCGGCATGCAGAACGGCGACAACTTCAAGCACCTGTACGCCCTGGCCGACAAGCTGGGTGCTGCCGTCGGTGCTTCCCGTGCCGCGGTCGACGCCGGTTTCGTACCGAACGACATGCAGGTCGGCCAGACCGGCAAGATCGTTGCCCCGCAGCTGTACATCGCCGTGGGCATCTCCGGTGCCATCCAGCACCTGGCCGGTATGAAAGACTCCAAGGTCATCGTCGCGATCAACAAGGACGAAGAAGCCCCGATCTTCCAGGTGGCTGACTACGGCCTGGTGGCTGACCTGTTCGAAGCCATCCCGGAACTGGAAAAGCTGCTGTAA
- a CDS encoding winged helix-turn-helix transcriptional regulator gives MSPRNTQMPDECLFVREILDRVGDKWSLCIVGALRAGPKRFNELKRAVEGISQRMLTLTLRGLERDGLIKRKMYPTIPPRVDYELTDLGQTLLEPVLALVAWAEQNKVVIQGARSNYDAMSGTSSPPAPLPLQAHSDA, from the coding sequence ATGTCACCGAGAAACACCCAAATGCCGGACGAGTGCCTTTTCGTACGCGAAATCCTCGACCGGGTCGGTGACAAGTGGAGTCTTTGCATCGTGGGCGCCTTGCGAGCGGGGCCCAAACGCTTCAATGAGCTCAAGCGCGCCGTCGAGGGCATTTCTCAGCGCATGCTGACTCTCACACTTCGTGGACTGGAGCGCGACGGATTAATTAAGCGCAAGATGTACCCAACGATCCCGCCGCGAGTGGATTACGAACTGACTGATCTTGGTCAGACCCTGTTGGAACCGGTGCTCGCCCTCGTTGCCTGGGCAGAACAGAACAAGGTGGTCATTCAGGGCGCGCGATCGAACTATGACGCAATGAGCGGGACGTCGTCGCCACCGGCTCCACTGCCTTTGCAGGCGCACTCTGACGCGTGA
- a CDS encoding SDR family oxidoreductase, with the protein MSQRLLVTGASGNLGRRVVESLLEINAGPIVASTRDPSKLADLAAKGVEVRAADFDHPEFLSSAFAGIDRMLLISTDAIHVPGRRLAQHKAAIAAAERAGVRHIVYTSLPSPQPSSESAVEDDHFWTEQAIAASSMSWTFMRHGLYAENMLWMLTQAIASGVLTTATANRGRHWVTREDCARADAAVLASGDSSNRIIEVTGPAAVTAEEIAAFVSELTGKQLVHEEVTAAALRDVMAGTGLPRTLIGALVGFDQATAIGFHATVTQAVEELTGRKPTTMRDFLSANKVALQATRESA; encoded by the coding sequence ATGTCCCAACGTCTCTTAGTAACCGGCGCTTCCGGCAATCTTGGTCGTCGCGTAGTCGAGTCACTGCTGGAAATAAACGCCGGTCCCATCGTTGCCAGCACGCGCGATCCGTCCAAGTTGGCTGACCTTGCCGCTAAGGGGGTCGAAGTCCGCGCTGCCGACTTCGACCACCCGGAATTCCTGTCTTCGGCTTTTGCTGGTATCGACCGCATGTTGCTGATTAGCACCGATGCCATCCACGTGCCCGGTCGGCGTCTGGCCCAGCACAAGGCTGCTATCGCCGCGGCCGAGAGAGCTGGAGTCAGGCACATCGTCTATACATCGTTGCCGTCGCCGCAACCTAGCAGCGAGAGTGCCGTGGAAGACGATCATTTCTGGACTGAGCAGGCCATCGCCGCAAGCTCGATGAGTTGGACCTTCATGCGCCATGGGCTCTATGCCGAAAACATGCTGTGGATGCTGACGCAGGCAATTGCCAGTGGCGTATTGACCACCGCGACGGCCAACCGAGGGCGTCACTGGGTTACGCGTGAAGACTGCGCCCGGGCCGATGCGGCGGTACTAGCTTCGGGCGACAGCTCTAACCGGATTATCGAGGTCACCGGACCGGCAGCCGTGACCGCAGAAGAAATTGCCGCGTTCGTGTCAGAGCTGACGGGTAAGCAGTTGGTGCATGAGGAAGTCACGGCGGCTGCACTGCGTGATGTCATGGCTGGAACTGGCCTGCCACGTACGTTAATTGGTGCGCTGGTCGGGTTCGATCAGGCCACGGCCATTGGCTTCCATGCCACTGTCACGCAGGCCGTCGAAGAGTTGACGGGCCGCAAGCCTACGACCATGCGAGATTTCCTTTCTGCCAACAAGGTAGCGCTGCAAGCCACGAGGGAGTCTGCGTAA